DNA from candidate division KSB1 bacterium:
GAAAAGTTCGAGCTGTATTTCTGCACTCAAATATGCTTTATCCCCTAAGAGAATACACTGTGAGATGTCTTCTTTAATATCTTGTAAATAATGAATATCAGCTATGCTCGCTTTGCTCAAATCAACCTTTTTGAAGACACCACTAACACCGCATAGTCCATGAAGCTTGTACCCGAAATAGGTGTTTTTCTGAGCAGCACAATAGCCATAATCGGGTGCTGTGTCAAAGTTTTCTTTGCAAATCCGAACCCGTTTGGCTCGAGCAAAGCGACAGACTTCAATCGGGAATGAATCTACAATGAGAGCATCTTCATCAGGGGATATTTTTTCTGATAAGTATTCTAAAACTGTATTGAAGTAATGACGTAACGACCTTCTTCTACGATTAAATGCTGAACGTTCAATGAGCCCATTTAAAGAAAAAAAAGCAGAATCTTTTATGAGATCAAAAAGCCTGTTTTCGCTATCCAGGGATAGAAATTCGGCTGCAAGTGCTAAAGTAATCACTTTGACATCAGAAAACTTTGGATTTCGGCCAATTTTCGGTATATTACCCTTGTTGTCAATGTGGTCGCCTAAAGCTTCTGTGATAATTGGCAGCATTTGTTTGAAGATTATTTCGATTTTGCGCATTACCTATTCTCCTATTTATATTAAGTTTATTCCACTTTAATATAAGGATAAATAGGCTAATGCGCACTATTTTTTTATCCTAATCAATTCTGCACAACGGGTTAAGGTTAACAACTAATAAAAAATTTAATTAGATTAATTACCAAGTTTTTCTTCAAGCATTGCTGCTGCTTCTGTCTCAGAAAGATTAGCCAATTTCACGAGCAGCTCTGCAGTCTTTTCAATTTTAAATCTTTTCTCCGGATCTTGAAAAAGCATTTCAGTCAACTCGGCAACGGTAGGCATTTCGAAAATAGTCCGCAATGGCACTTCAACCTGCAAGGCATCTCGAATTCTGGAGACGAGCCGGGTAACCAAAATTGAGTGTCCCCCCAGTTCGAAAAAATTATCATAGACGCCGACTTTTTCAATATCGAGAATTTCTGTCCAAATACCCGTTAAGACTTCCTCAACCTGGTTGCGCGGCCCAACAAAAGTTTCTTCCAAATCGGGACGGGCGCGATCGGGTTCCGGGAGAGCCTTTCGGTCTACTTTACCATTAGGAGTCAGGGGTAAAGATTCCAGGAAAACGAAAATTGCCGGCACCATAAACTCTGGAAGTCGTTCATTTATGAAACTGCGCAATTCCGTAATTTTGGGCTGCTGGCTATTTTCACGCACAACATAAGCGACTAGCCGTTCCTCTCCGCCAGCCGGCGTCTCTTGTTCGGAAGAAGTGTCTTTGGCAACAATTACGTTTTCCTTCACTGCTGCATGTTGATTTAGCACCGTCTCAATTTCTTCAAGCTCAATGCGATAGCCGCGGATCTTGACCTGGTGATCGGCACGTCCCAGAAACTCAATATTACCGTCCGGTAGATAGCGAGCCAAATCACCAGTCCTGTAGAGCCGTGCTCCGGGCTCGTCCCCAAAAGGATTCGGAACAAGTTTATCTGCAGCAAGCTCCGGTCTATCTAAATAGCCGCGCGTCAATCCAGGTCCACCGATGTAAAGTTCTCCAGGTACGCCGACAGGAACCGGCCTCATATTAGCATTCAGCAGATAAATTTGCGAATTAAGAATAGGATTGCCAATAGGCACTTGCGTCTCTAACTTTTGAGCGCTGCAATCATAGACACTAGACCAAACCGTACCTTCTGTTGGTCCATATTCATTAAACAACTTAGTTTTGACAAATAGCTCGTTG
Protein-coding regions in this window:
- a CDS encoding IS982 family transposase produces the protein MDNKGNIPKIGRNPKFSDVKVITLALAAEFLSLDSENRLFDLIKDSAFFSLNGLIERSAFNRRRRSLRHYFNTVLEYLSEKISPDEDALIVDSFPIEVCRFARAKRVRICKENFDTAPDYGYCAAQKNTYFGYKLHGLCGVSGVFKKVDLSKASIADIHYLQDIKEDISQCILLGDKAYLSAEIQLELFQTQGVRLVTPKRMNQKDFQEYPQIFRKLRKRIETLFSQLCDQFMIKRNYAKSFLGLATRIISKIVSLTLAQFVNKFHNKKPINEIKYAFS
- a CDS encoding AMP-binding protein; translation: NELFVKTKLFNEYGPTEGTVWSSVYDCSAQKLETQVPIGNPILNSQIYLLNANMRPVPVGVPGELYIGGPGLTRGYLDRPELAADKLVPNPFGDEPGARLYRTGDLARYLPDGNIEFLGRADHQVKIRGYRIELEEIETVLNQHAAVKENVIVAKDTSSEQETPAGGEERLVAYVVRENSQQPKITELRSFINERLPEFMVPAIFVFLESLPLTPNGKVDRKALPEPDRARPDLEETFVGPRNQVEEVLTGIWTEILDIEKVGVYDNFFELGGHSILVTRLVSRIRDALQVEVPLRTIFEMPTVAELTEMLFQDPEKRFKIEKTAELLVKLANLSETEAAAMLEEKLGN